The following coding sequences lie in one Halomonas sp. 'Soap Lake #6' genomic window:
- a CDS encoding tetratricopeptide repeat protein → MRSNLLTTLVGLTLATLLSPSAFALNEEAQAAKEEGMRLYGIRRADTAIPYLEQAAEAGDAEAMYYLGEANRRLVMGNMNQAALDWYYQAAQHGEPYAMLRLFDGGACELGDVCPENGDDWPQEALELTLPKAEAGDAEAMAALYHIYYYVEVPDEDEAMAWLHRAAEAGNVNAMNWLGELARNDERGYANDTERLEAAEVWFRKAAEAGYALSMNNLAATLSNLERHKEAWQWMTKASEAGHINGRGWLAACNIDPNGQDMYLCHSSPAPDPAKGWAILLAIHEEVPGSSSENALRAFRDNVTPEQRAAGEGMKDEWLNLEPPLSYFPEKFGY, encoded by the coding sequence ATGCGATCAAACTTACTGACCACACTGGTAGGACTGACACTCGCGACGCTGCTATCACCTTCTGCCTTTGCGCTGAATGAAGAGGCGCAAGCCGCCAAAGAGGAAGGCATGCGACTCTACGGTATTCGGAGAGCGGATACAGCTATCCCTTATTTAGAACAAGCGGCAGAGGCTGGAGATGCGGAGGCTATGTATTATCTTGGTGAAGCCAATCGCCGGTTAGTCATGGGAAACATGAACCAAGCCGCGCTGGACTGGTATTACCAAGCCGCGCAACACGGTGAACCCTACGCCATGCTGCGCCTGTTTGATGGCGGCGCCTGCGAACTGGGGGATGTCTGCCCGGAAAACGGCGACGACTGGCCTCAAGAGGCCTTGGAGCTTACCCTGCCCAAAGCCGAGGCGGGTGACGCTGAGGCCATGGCCGCGCTCTATCATATCTATTACTACGTTGAAGTCCCCGATGAAGATGAAGCCATGGCGTGGCTACACCGTGCAGCCGAGGCAGGCAACGTTAACGCCATGAACTGGCTGGGCGAGTTGGCTCGTAATGATGAACGGGGTTATGCCAACGATACGGAGCGCCTGGAAGCGGCGGAGGTGTGGTTTCGTAAAGCGGCGGAGGCAGGCTATGCCCTCTCTATGAATAATCTGGCCGCTACCCTGAGCAACTTAGAGCGTCACAAAGAAGCTTGGCAATGGATGACCAAGGCTTCCGAGGCTGGGCATATTAATGGGCGTGGTTGGTTGGCCGCTTGTAACATCGATCCCAATGGGCAAGATATGTACTTATGTCATTCATCGCCCGCCCCAGACCCAGCAAAAGGGTGGGCGATCTTGCTTGCTATCCATGAGGAAGTCCCCGGAAGTTCATCTGAGAATGCTTTGCGCGCTTTTCGAGATAACGTTACTCCAGAACAACGCGCAGCAGGCGAGGGTATGAAAGACGAATGGTTAAATTTAGAGCCGCCGCTTTCCTACTTCCCTGAAAAATTTGGTTACTAA
- a CDS encoding tetratricopeptide repeat protein, translating into MLVPKRSNLLTTLAGLTLATLLSPSAFALNEEARAAKDEGMRLYGIRRADTAIPYLEQAAEAGDAEAMYYLGEANRRLVMGNMNQAALDWYYQAAQHGEPYAMLRLFDGGACELGNVCPENGDDWPQEALELTLPKAEAGDADAMAALYNIYYYVENPDEDEAMTWLHRAAEAGNVNAINWLGELARNDEQRYSNDTERLEAAEVWFRKASEAGYAPSMNNLAATLSNLGRYEEAREWREKSSEAGHISGRRWIAACNIVPTLRDFKDLCRGVLEPDPAKGWAILLAIQEEVPGSYPEQNLIIYREHVTPEQRAAGERMKDEWLNLEPPLSYFPEKFGY; encoded by the coding sequence ATGTTGGTACCAAAACGATCAAACCTACTGACCACACTAGCAGGACTGACACTCGCGACGCTGCTGTCACCTTCTGCCTTTGCGCTGAATGAAGAGGCGCGGGCCGCTAAAGACGAAGGCATGCGACTCTACGGTATTCGGAGAGCGGATACAGCTATCCCTTATTTAGAACAAGCGGCAGAGGCTGGAGATGCGGAGGCTATGTATTATCTTGGTGAAGCTAATCGTCGGTTAGTGATGGGAAACATGAATCAAGCTGCGCTGGACTGGTATTACCAAGCCGCGCAACACGGTGAACCTTACGCCATGCTGCGCCTGTTTGACGGTGGCGCTTGCGAACTGGGGAATGTCTGCCCGGAAAACGGTGATGACTGGCCCCAGGAGGCCTTGGAACTTACCTTGCCCAAAGCCGAGGCCGGTGACGCTGATGCCATGGCCGCGCTTTATAATATCTACTATTACGTTGAAAACCCCGATGAAGACGAGGCTATGACGTGGCTACATCGTGCTGCCGAGGCAGGCAATGTTAACGCCATAAACTGGCTGGGCGAGCTGGCCCGCAATGACGAACAGAGGTACTCCAACGATACGGAGCGTCTGGAAGCTGCGGAGGTGTGGTTTCGTAAAGCGTCAGAGGCAGGCTATGCCCCCTCTATGAATAACCTTGCTGCTACCTTGAGTAACTTAGGGCGTTACGAAGAAGCTAGAGAGTGGAGGGAGAAGTCTTCTGAAGCGGGGCATATTAGTGGGCGCCGTTGGATAGCCGCTTGCAATATAGTGCCTACACTCAGAGATTTTAAAGACTTATGTCGAGGAGTTTTAGAACCAGATCCAGCCAAGGGGTGGGCAATATTATTGGCAATTCAAGAAGAGGTTCCCGGCAGCTATCCTGAGCAAAATCTTATTATCTATAGAGAGCATGTCACCCCCGAACAGCGCGCAGCAGGCGAGCGTATGAAAGACGAATGGTTAAATTTAGAGCCGCCGCTTTCCTACTTTCCCGAAAAATTTGGTTACTAA
- a CDS encoding tetratricopeptide repeat protein codes for MVKFRAAAFLLSRKIWLLMLGSKRSNLLTTLAGLTLATLLSPSALALGEEVQAAKEEGMRLWGIHQWELMQPPLEIAAESGDAEAMYYLGEANRLLSRGLSQAALDWYYQAAQHGEPYAMLRLFDGGACELGDVCPENGDDWPQEALELTLPKAEAGDPEAMAALYHIYYYVEDPDEDEAMKWLHRAAEAGNVNSMNWLGELARNDEEGYANDTERLQAAEVWFRKAAEAGYAPSMNNLASVLNHLDQSEEAWEWVIKASEAGHINGRGWLAACNIEPNGADMNLCRSAPAPDSAKGWAILRAMNEEVPGTSSERLLRVYGESVTPEQRAAGERMMEEWLNLEPPLSYFPEKFGY; via the coding sequence ATGGTTAAATTTAGAGCCGCCGCTTTCCTACTTTCCCGAAAAATTTGGTTACTAATGTTGGGGTCGAAACGATCAAACTTACTGACCACACTGGCTGGGCTAACACTCGCGACGCTGTTATCGCCTTCAGCCTTGGCGCTGGGCGAAGAGGTACAAGCCGCCAAAGAGGAAGGCATGCGGCTATGGGGCATTCACCAGTGGGAATTAATGCAACCTCCGCTTGAAATAGCGGCTGAGTCTGGTGATGCAGAGGCGATGTATTACCTGGGTGAAGCGAATCGGCTACTCAGTCGCGGGCTTTCACAAGCTGCGCTGGACTGGTATTACCAAGCCGCACAACACGGTGAGCCCTACGCCATGCTGCGCCTATTTGATGGCGGCGCCTGCGAACTGGGAGATGTCTGCCCGGAAAACGGCGACGACTGGCCCCAAGAGGCCTTGGAGCTTACCCTGCCCAAAGCCGAGGCCGGTGACCCTGAAGCCATGGCCGCGCTCTATCATATCTATTATTACGTTGAAGACCCCGATGAAGATGAAGCTATGAAGTGGCTCCATCGGGCTGCCGAGGCAGGCAATGTTAATTCTATGAACTGGCTGGGCGAGCTGGCACGCAACGACGAGGAGGGTTATGCCAACGATACTGAGCGACTACAAGCGGCGGAGGTGTGGTTTCGCAAGGCGGCGGAGGCAGGCTATGCCCCCTCTATGAATAACCTTGCCTCTGTATTGAATCATCTGGATCAGTCTGAAGAGGCCTGGGAATGGGTAATCAAGGCGTCAGAGGCAGGGCATATTAATGGACGTGGTTGGTTAGCCGCCTGTAACATCGAGCCCAACGGGGCAGATATGAACTTATGTCGTTCAGCTCCCGCCCCAGACTCAGCCAAAGGCTGGGCTATCTTGCGGGCTATGAACGAGGAAGTCCCAGGAACATCTTCTGAAAGATTATTAAGAGTCTATGGAGAAAGCGTCACTCCAGAACAGCGCGCTGCAGGCGAGCGTATGATGGAAGAGTGGCTGAATCTCGAGCCGCCGCTTTCCTACTTCCCTGAAAAATTTGGTTACTAA
- a CDS encoding tetratricopeptide repeat protein, translating to MLVPKRSNLLTTLAGLTLATLLSPSAFALNEEAQAAKEEGMRLYGIRRADTAIPYLEQAAEAGDVEAMYYLGEANRRLVMGNMNQAALDWYYQAAQHGEPYAMLRLFDGGACELGDVCPENGDDWPQEALELTLPKAEAGDAEAMAALYNIYYYVEDPDEDEAMKWLHRAAEAGNANAMNWLGELARNDEQGYANETERLEAAEVWFNQGAEHGYAPAIHNLSLNFMELGQPEQAWRWMQLASDKGHIDARLGVGWCYLEPERDALCQNNQDIVKGVGILSALRQQANLEMVKGLLNNFKSQLSRDQLAAAEAIKEEWLAKEPSLSQFPEKFGP from the coding sequence ATGTTGGTACCAAAACGATCAAACCTACTGACCACACTAGCAGGACTGACACTCGCGACGCTGCTGTCACCTTCTGCCTTTGCGCTGAATGAAGAGGCGCAGGCCGCCAAAGAGGAAGGCATGCGACTCTACGGTATTCGGAGAGCGGATACAGCTATCCCTTATTTAGAACAAGCGGCAGAGGCTGGGGATGTAGAGGCGATGTACTACCTGGGAGAAGCGAATCGTCGGTTAGTGATGGGAAACATGAATCAAGCTGCGTTGGACTGGTATTACCAAGCCGCGCAACACGGTGAACCCTACGCCATGCTGCGCCTGTTTGACGGTGGTGCTTGCGAACTGGGGGATGTCTGTCCAGAAAACGGCGATGACTGGCCCCAGGAGGCCTTGGAGCTTACCCTGCCCAAAGCCGAGGCCGGTGACGCTGAGGCTATGGCCGCGCTTTATAATATCTACTATTACGTTGAAGACCCCGATGAAGACGAGGCTATGAAGTGGCTCCATCGTGCAGCTGAGGCAGGCAATGCTAACGCTATGAACTGGCTGGGCGAGCTGGCTCGCAATGACGAACAGGGTTATGCCAACGAGACTGAACGCCTGGAAGCGGCGGAGGTGTGGTTTAACCAAGGAGCTGAGCATGGTTACGCGCCAGCCATTCACAACCTTTCTCTTAACTTTATGGAGTTAGGGCAACCTGAGCAGGCATGGAGGTGGATGCAGCTAGCATCTGACAAAGGACATATTGATGCACGTTTAGGAGTTGGCTGGTGCTATCTAGAGCCTGAAAGGGATGCGCTATGTCAGAATAATCAAGACATTGTCAAAGGTGTAGGGATTTTGTCTGCTTTAAGGCAACAAGCGAATCTTGAAATGGTGAAAGGACTTCTAAATAACTTTAAGTCGCAACTTAGCAGAGATCAATTAGCCGCAGCCGAAGCTATTAAAGAAGAGTGGTTAGCAAAAGAGCCTTCGCTATCACAGTTCCCCGAGAAGTTTGGCCCGTAA
- a CDS encoding tetratricopeptide repeat protein has product MLLKRSNLLTTLAGLTLVALLSPSALALGEDAQAAKEEGMRLYGISHPRTAIPYLEQAAEAGDAEAMYYLGEANRRLVMGNMNQAALDWYYQAAQHGEPCAMLRLFDGGACELGDVCPKDGDDWPQEALELTLPKAEAGDAEAMAALYNIYYYVENPDEDEAMKWLHRAAEAGNANAMNWLGELARNDEQGYANDTERLQAAEVWFRKAAAAGYAPSMNNLAVVLSHLGHHEEAWEWMSKASEAGHINGRQWQASCYIEPEAKGREMCQTEKDPAKGWAIMLARNEEVPGTSSERALRVYRDSITPEQRAAGERMKDEWLNLEPPLSYFPEKFGY; this is encoded by the coding sequence ATGTTACTGAAACGATCAAACCTATTGACCACACTGGCAGGACTGACACTCGTGGCGCTGCTGTCGCCTTCTGCTTTGGCGCTGGGTGAAGATGCACAAGCCGCCAAAGAAGAAGGCATGCGACTTTACGGTATTAGTCATCCACGAACAGCAATCCCCTATCTTGAGCAGGCTGCGGAAGCAGGCGATGCGGAGGCTATGTATTATCTGGGTGAAGCCAATCGTCGGTTAGTGATGGGAAACATGAATCAAGCTGCGTTGGACTGGTATTACCAAGCCGCACAACACGGTGAGCCTTGCGCCATGCTGCGCCTGTTTGACGGCGGTGCTTGCGAACTGGGAGATGTCTGCCCGAAAGACGGCGACGACTGGCCCCAAGAGGCCTTGGAACTCACGCTGCCCAAAGCCGAAGCGGGCGACGCTGAGGCCATGGCCGCGCTATATAATATCTACTATTACGTTGAAAACCCCGATGAAGACGAGGCTATGAAGTGGCTCCATCGGGCTGCCGAGGCAGGCAATGCTAACGCTATGAACTGGCTGGGCGAGCTGGCACGCAACGACGAGCAGGGTTATGCCAACGATACTGAGCGACTACAAGCGGCGGAGGTGTGGTTTCGTAAAGCGGCGGCGGCAGGCTATGCTCCCTCTATGAATAACCTTGCCGTAGTTTTGAGTCATCTAGGTCATCACGAAGAAGCTTGGGAGTGGATGAGCAAGGCTTCAGAGGCAGGTCATATTAATGGCAGGCAATGGCAAGCATCCTGTTATATCGAGCCTGAAGCAAAAGGGCGTGAAATGTGCCAAACAGAAAAGGATCCTGCTAAAGGTTGGGCCATTATGCTTGCTAGGAACGAGGAAGTGCCCGGTACGTCTTCAGAGCGAGCGCTACGAGTCTATCGCGACAGCATCACCCCCGAACAGCGCGCAGCAGGCGAGCGTATGAAAGACGAATGGTTAAATTTAGAGCCACCGCTTTCCTACTTCCCCGAAAAATTTGGTTACTAA
- the nirD gene encoding nitrite reductase small subunit NirD, whose amino-acid sequence MTATAMKNEIDTVDFQNSTAWQKVCSKADLVAFSGVAAWLETAEGPAQVAIFYLPSQHSKGLSSELFALDHFDPFANANVIARGIVGDLKGAAVVASPIYKQHFRLEDGQCLEDENVKLRTWKIEFKGDDVWVEG is encoded by the coding sequence ATGACCGCAACGGCAATGAAAAATGAGATAGATACCGTGGATTTTCAAAACAGTACGGCGTGGCAGAAAGTCTGTAGCAAAGCTGATCTTGTGGCATTTTCTGGCGTTGCCGCTTGGCTCGAAACCGCCGAAGGCCCAGCACAAGTGGCGATCTTCTATCTTCCAAGCCAACATTCAAAAGGGCTGAGCAGTGAGCTTTTCGCCCTTGATCACTTCGACCCTTTCGCTAATGCCAACGTAATCGCCCGCGGCATCGTCGGCGACCTTAAAGGCGCCGCGGTGGTCGCCTCACCCATCTACAAACAGCACTTCCGCCTCGAAGACGGCCAGTGCTTAGAAGACGAAAACGTCAAGTTACGCACCTGGAAGATCGAGTTTAAGGGTGATGATGTGTGGGTGGAGGGGTAA
- the nirB gene encoding nitrite reductase large subunit NirB, translating into MTTPEQLIIIGNGMVGHHLVEQLVDNGGLERYQVTVFGEERHRAYDRVHLSEYFSGRDAESLALCDADYYATKGVELRTGEAVIEIDRTTHEVVTDQGRYPYDRIVLATGSYPFVPPIPGNDREGCLVYRTLDDLDAIRAAAENATTGVVVGGGLLGLEAANALRGLNLDTAVIEFASRLMPMQVDNEGGELLREKIEELGVQVLTERATQRIEDGEASQHRMVFQDDKILETDLIVFSAGIRPRDQLARDCGLEIGERGGVVVDDQCQTSDPAILAIGEVALWNQSIFGLVAPGYQMAKAAFSTLTSGDTHFSGADMSTKLKLLGVDVGSIGDAHGNQNPGARMFRYLDPIKQEYRKLVVSSDGKKLLGAMLVGNNSVYDTLLQYYSNGIELPAEPASLILPQGSGAAPALGPDALPETAMICSCHNVTKGNICASIDSGAMDLAGVKGATKASTGCGGCTALLKSVVDHELESRGVEVDKSICEHFSYTRQELYDIVRVEGIKTFSELIAKHGNADTHHLGCDICKPAVASILASCFNEPITDAAHIPLQDTNDTFMANMQKNGTYSVVPRIAGGEITPDKLIVLGEVAKKYSLYSKVTGGQRIDLFGARLEDLPDIWGELIAAGFETGHAYGKSLRTVKSCVGSTWCRYGVQDSVGMAIWLENRYKGLRSPHKIKFGVSGCTRECAEAQSKDIGIIATENGWNLYVCGNGGMRPRHAELFATDLDDEQLYRIIDRFLMFYVRTADRLQRTSVWRENLEGGLDYLKEVILEDSLGINDELERQMQTVVDTYQCEWADAISDPEKLKRFRSFVNDDRPDPSIIMTSERGQLRPA; encoded by the coding sequence ATGACTACTCCCGAACAGCTCATCATTATTGGTAACGGCATGGTCGGCCATCACCTGGTCGAGCAGTTAGTGGATAACGGTGGCCTTGAACGCTATCAGGTCACCGTGTTTGGCGAAGAGCGCCACCGCGCCTACGACCGAGTGCATCTATCCGAGTACTTCAGCGGTCGCGATGCGGAATCCCTGGCGCTCTGCGACGCGGACTACTACGCCACCAAGGGTGTAGAGCTTCGCACTGGCGAGGCCGTAATTGAGATCGACCGCACCACCCACGAAGTCGTCACCGACCAGGGCCGCTATCCTTATGACCGCATCGTGCTAGCCACGGGCTCCTACCCTTTTGTACCGCCGATCCCTGGTAACGACCGCGAAGGTTGTTTGGTGTATCGCACCTTAGACGATTTAGACGCCATACGAGCCGCCGCTGAAAATGCCACTACCGGCGTAGTGGTGGGCGGCGGTTTATTGGGTTTGGAAGCCGCTAATGCCCTGCGCGGCTTAAATTTAGATACCGCCGTCATCGAATTCGCTTCTCGCCTGATGCCCATGCAGGTGGATAACGAAGGTGGCGAGCTGCTACGGGAAAAAATCGAAGAGCTGGGCGTTCAGGTGCTTACCGAGCGAGCCACACAGCGCATTGAAGATGGCGAGGCGAGCCAGCACCGCATGGTCTTCCAAGACGATAAAATACTGGAAACCGACCTGATTGTGTTCTCCGCTGGCATTCGACCTCGCGACCAGTTAGCACGCGACTGCGGTCTGGAAATTGGCGAACGCGGCGGTGTGGTGGTGGATGACCAGTGCCAAACCAGCGATCCCGCCATCCTCGCGATTGGCGAAGTGGCACTATGGAACCAGAGTATTTTCGGCCTGGTGGCGCCCGGTTATCAAATGGCCAAAGCCGCGTTTTCGACCCTGACGAGTGGCGACACCCACTTTAGTGGCGCGGATATGAGCACCAAGCTCAAGCTACTCGGCGTGGATGTGGGTTCCATTGGTGACGCCCATGGTAATCAAAATCCCGGCGCACGCATGTTCCGCTACCTAGACCCGATCAAGCAGGAATACCGTAAGCTGGTGGTCTCCAGCGATGGTAAAAAGCTGCTCGGCGCGATGCTGGTGGGCAACAATAGCGTCTACGATACCCTGCTGCAGTACTACTCAAATGGTATTGAGCTACCTGCTGAGCCTGCCTCGTTGATTCTACCGCAAGGTAGTGGTGCGGCCCCTGCCTTAGGCCCCGATGCACTGCCAGAAACAGCGATGATCTGCTCCTGCCATAATGTTACTAAAGGCAATATTTGCGCCTCCATTGACAGTGGCGCAATGGATCTTGCCGGTGTAAAAGGCGCCACCAAAGCCAGTACCGGTTGCGGTGGCTGTACCGCGCTACTCAAAAGCGTGGTGGATCACGAGCTTGAATCCCGCGGTGTTGAGGTCGACAAATCGATTTGTGAGCACTTCTCTTACACCCGTCAGGAGCTTTACGACATTGTGCGTGTTGAAGGCATTAAAACCTTTAGCGAGCTGATCGCAAAACACGGCAACGCCGATACTCACCACCTGGGCTGCGATATCTGCAAACCCGCCGTGGCCTCTATCCTGGCCTCCTGCTTTAACGAGCCGATCACCGATGCGGCACATATCCCCTTGCAGGATACCAACGACACCTTCATGGCCAACATGCAGAAGAACGGCACCTACTCGGTAGTGCCCCGCATCGCTGGCGGCGAGATCACCCCAGATAAGCTGATTGTGCTAGGCGAAGTGGCTAAAAAATACAGCCTCTACTCCAAAGTCACTGGCGGTCAACGTATCGACCTATTCGGCGCTCGCTTGGAAGATTTGCCAGATATCTGGGGCGAGCTGATTGCCGCAGGTTTCGAGACAGGGCATGCCTATGGCAAATCACTGCGTACCGTAAAATCCTGTGTGGGTAGCACCTGGTGCCGCTATGGCGTGCAGGACAGTGTTGGTATGGCGATATGGTTAGAGAACCGCTACAAGGGCCTACGTTCACCGCACAAAATAAAATTTGGCGTTTCCGGCTGTACCCGGGAGTGTGCCGAAGCCCAGAGTAAAGATATCGGCATTATCGCCACCGAAAATGGCTGGAACCTCTATGTCTGTGGTAACGGCGGCATGCGCCCCCGCCACGCCGAACTATTTGCTACCGACCTCGACGACGAACAGCTCTACCGCATCATTGATCGCTTCTTGATGTTCTATGTACGTACCGCCGACCGTTTGCAGCGTACTTCCGTATGGCGTGAAAACCTTGAAGGAGGGTTGGATTACCTTAAAGAGGTGATTCTGGAAGACAGCCTAGGCATTAACGACGAGCTAGAGCGTCAGATGCAGACGGTGGTGGACACCTACCAGTGCGAGTGGGCGGATGCCATCAGCGACCCAGAGAAGCTCAAGCGCTTCCGCAGCTTTGTTAACGACGACCGCCCGGACCCTTCGATCATCATGACCTCCGAGCGTGGCCAACTGCGGCCTGCCTAG
- a CDS encoding NAD(P)/FAD-dependent oxidoreductase yields MEITSRCSPQDHLVIIGNGMASHRLIEALVKQPSRPQRITVIGAESAPAYNRILLSPLLAGEMQRDALTLRDEAWYAEQAVTLVLGEKVEILDRDNKALTTDTGRRLQYDHLVIATGSRPALPDVPGIELNGVHGFRDLQDAAALEAIAQGGGDVVVVGGGLLGLEAAEGLRKRNHKMNVSVLQRSDRLMNRQLDVTASHLLEDELTQRGLNIITGAQLQHLAAGGNGHVAEAVLKDGRRLPATSVIIAAGITPNAELAQSAGLSTERAIVVDEFLTTSDPAISALGECCQFNGNTYGLVEPIWRQVDVLAATLCGAPTHGYADAPSATKLKISGIALYAFGPTEAAAEHEVLCYHDLEQGDYRRLLLLNGRIEGAVLYGDPALGPWYFEQALAGNNLHDCRQALLFGAADVEVLQASMADQQNDSSHLTTSEAA; encoded by the coding sequence ATGGAAATTACTTCCCGGTGCTCACCCCAAGACCACCTAGTGATTATTGGCAATGGCATGGCTAGCCACCGCTTGATTGAGGCGTTGGTGAAACAGCCTTCACGCCCCCAACGTATTACCGTGATTGGCGCTGAGTCTGCGCCCGCCTATAACCGTATTCTGCTTTCACCACTACTGGCAGGTGAAATGCAGCGTGACGCCCTCACCTTGCGTGATGAAGCCTGGTATGCAGAACAGGCCGTTACTCTGGTTCTCGGTGAGAAAGTAGAGATACTTGATCGCGACAACAAGGCCTTAACCACCGACACAGGCCGCAGGCTACAGTACGATCACCTTGTCATTGCCACCGGTTCTCGCCCAGCACTGCCCGATGTTCCCGGCATTGAGCTTAATGGCGTACACGGCTTTCGCGATTTACAGGATGCCGCCGCGCTCGAGGCGATTGCCCAGGGCGGTGGCGATGTCGTCGTGGTTGGTGGCGGCCTGCTCGGCCTGGAAGCCGCTGAGGGGTTGCGCAAACGTAATCATAAAATGAACGTTAGCGTTCTCCAGCGTAGTGATCGACTGATGAATCGCCAGTTGGATGTTACTGCTTCACACCTGCTTGAAGACGAATTAACCCAACGCGGCTTGAATATCATCACCGGCGCACAGTTACAGCATTTAGCCGCAGGCGGCAACGGCCATGTAGCTGAAGCTGTTCTCAAGGATGGTCGCCGTCTTCCCGCCACTAGCGTGATCATCGCTGCAGGTATTACCCCTAACGCTGAGCTGGCCCAATCTGCAGGACTCTCTACCGAGCGCGCCATCGTGGTGGATGAATTTCTGACCACCTCTGACCCAGCCATTTCCGCGCTTGGCGAGTGCTGCCAGTTTAATGGCAATACCTACGGGCTAGTCGAGCCAATCTGGCGCCAGGTGGATGTACTGGCCGCAACGTTGTGCGGCGCTCCCACCCATGGCTACGCAGACGCCCCCAGCGCCACCAAACTGAAAATCAGCGGCATTGCACTCTACGCCTTTGGCCCTACCGAAGCCGCCGCTGAGCATGAGGTGCTGTGTTATCACGATTTGGAGCAGGGCGACTACCGCCGCCTATTACTGCTCAACGGACGGATAGAAGGCGCAGTGCTTTACGGCGACCCCGCCTTGGGCCCGTGGTATTTCGAACAAGCCCTCGCGGGCAATAACCTTCACGACTGCCGCCAAGCACTGCTGTTTGGTGCGGCTGATGTCGAAGTGCTCCAGGCGAGCATGGCTGACCAGCAAAACGACTCATCCCATCTAACAACTTCCGAGGCGGCATAA